CCAGAGCACTGATTGACGTTCTGGAACGGGTGGACGCGTTGGTCTCCGACGAGGACATCGCCGAGTTGGCGAACGAGATGGAGCCTGGCACCGCTGCTGCGCTCCTGGCCTTCGAGCACACCTGGGCAAAGCCATTCCAAGCAGCCATTGTCGCTTCCGGCGGAAGACTGCGGGCCAACGTCCGGGTGCCGGGCAGCGTCGCCGACGAAGTGTTCGCCGCCATCACCGAACTCGACAGCTGACCCACAGCGTCGCCATGCCGCCAACCAACCAACGACCAACCTTCAGGAGCACACATGCCACGCAGAATGGGACGAAGGGCCGGACGACCGGGCCTGCTGGGAACCATGGCACGAACCGCCGCCGTCGCGGGTACCGCCACCGCCGTATCCGGCAGGGTCCAGCAGGGCCAACAGCAGCGGGCCCAGGCCGAGTACGACCAGCAGCAGGTTGCCGCCGAACAGGCGGCGGCACAGCAGGCGCAGCTTGCTCCCCAGCAGCCGGCTGCCGCGCCCGCTGCGGGTAACAGCCTGATGGACGAACTGGAACGCCTCGCTCAGATGAAGTCCTCCGGCATACTCGACGACGCCGAGTTCACCGCGGCCAAGGCCAAGCTGCTGGCCTAAGGCCGTACCGGACGCAGGGCCATCCTGGACGGAGGCCCCGTTCCTCACAAGAAAGCCGCCATCGATCACCGAACTTTCGACTTCGTCAGACTCGCGGCGCGGTCGTAGCGTCGACGTCGATGCGCATTCGACCCGCAACCGCCGCCGACGCAGCGGCCATCCTCGACATCTACAACCTGG
This genomic stretch from Candidatus Microthrix parvicella Bio17-1 harbors:
- a CDS encoding DUF6325 family protein, translated to MGYGPIEIIVVVFEGYQFTGEILPELKRLVDTGTITIIDGVFVRKDADGSITSQELDELTDDQNARALIDVLERVDALVSDEDIAELANEMEPGTAAALLAFEHTWAKPFQAAIVASGGRLRANVRVPGSVADEVFAAITELDS
- a CDS encoding SHOCT domain-containing protein, whose product is MPRRMGRRAGRPGLLGTMARTAAVAGTATAVSGRVQQGQQQRAQAEYDQQQVAAEQAAAQQAQLAPQQPAAAPAAGNSLMDELERLAQMKSSGILDDAEFTAAKAKLLA